A stretch of Natronospira bacteriovora DNA encodes these proteins:
- a CDS encoding Z1 domain-containing protein, whose protein sequence is MEGLSDRQLQRFRKEFRKGLASGLGLDGAKRDLQGLVEDLLCVDPDEAEALADRIADEVMAGAARIRTVDWSTIRKPCEQRRQWYCGSEEGDRLWPSLRDRLLNEKNWSRASVESIDEYSNTIVGCLSPPGLDSSSVRGLVVGHVQSGKTANMTAVIAKAVDRGYRLILVFAGMTDSLRTQTQRRLEADLVQGNQDFWELLTVDEQDFQAGSRPWLSMPGQAAFLAVIKKDTNILRRFRELLDNTPAGTRAQIPALIIDDETDQASPDVSRPSQGSDPSTINLRIREILERFSRFSYVGYTATPFANVLSDPADSGQEGRLARGLYPDDFIVSLPTPPDYFGPESLFGRDMTSAEEAPPEESGLDMVRNISGDELQRIREIERCETGANEPLPHSLEDAVLWFIVSAAILQERRQSHCTMLVHTSARVDAHDSIADALKSFVHDLKSGRLDGNRQRMALLLDTESKRVEPDRFDHEPRSIDSIWSRVEEVARSVRVLEDNYVSDDRVEFPDEGPPAWTIVVGGNRLARGVTLPGLLVSYFGRNTRQYDTLLQMGRWFGYRHGYEDLPRIWMTAETAANFRELATIEAEIREDISVYAQSKITPLDWAVRIRQVPGMLVTRRAAMKHARTAALSYGGEHVQTIRFYHKNREWLASNWNAAERLIESAADQGAKHEARPGGHVFHDLPVTIILEFLANYRTSSEQRRTNTSAIRKYIDEYMDKGLDRWNVGVIGPASGQKSELPLGPLGKVRTVIRAKMKDSPDDAVDIKALMSKRDVLVDLPDQKKVSDTPSQGTSWKAFKKYREEVQSRNHRPLLLLYPIRRDSPPRVSGRDRVQLDAVMDVMGLGLVFPEGRTGDYVSVDLRALAIDAEVEED, encoded by the coding sequence ATGGAAGGCCTATCTGACCGGCAATTGCAGAGATTTCGGAAAGAGTTTCGGAAGGGCTTGGCCAGCGGTCTGGGGCTCGACGGCGCGAAGCGGGACCTTCAGGGGTTAGTCGAGGACTTGCTGTGCGTCGATCCAGACGAAGCCGAGGCTCTGGCGGATCGGATCGCGGATGAGGTCATGGCTGGTGCAGCCAGAATTCGCACCGTCGACTGGTCCACGATCCGCAAGCCGTGCGAACAGAGGCGCCAGTGGTACTGCGGCTCCGAGGAAGGCGACAGGCTATGGCCTTCCCTGCGGGACCGACTACTGAACGAAAAGAACTGGTCCAGGGCGTCTGTCGAGAGCATTGACGAATACTCGAACACCATCGTGGGATGTTTGTCGCCCCCGGGGCTCGACTCGTCATCCGTGCGGGGCCTGGTTGTCGGACATGTTCAGAGCGGAAAAACCGCAAACATGACGGCGGTGATCGCCAAGGCAGTAGATCGGGGCTACCGGCTCATTCTCGTCTTCGCCGGCATGACTGACTCTCTTCGTACTCAGACTCAACGCCGCCTCGAAGCTGACCTTGTCCAAGGCAATCAGGATTTCTGGGAGCTTCTGACTGTAGACGAACAGGACTTCCAGGCAGGCAGCAGACCATGGCTTTCAATGCCCGGACAGGCGGCATTCCTTGCTGTGATCAAAAAGGATACGAATATCCTTCGCCGCTTTCGTGAACTCCTCGACAATACCCCTGCAGGAACACGAGCGCAGATACCAGCCCTGATCATCGATGACGAAACCGACCAGGCAAGTCCGGACGTGAGCCGGCCGAGTCAAGGGTCAGATCCCAGTACGATCAACCTGCGGATCCGGGAGATTCTCGAGCGATTTTCCAGGTTCTCCTATGTCGGCTACACGGCCACCCCTTTCGCCAATGTGCTCAGTGATCCCGCAGATTCCGGTCAAGAGGGGCGCCTCGCTCGAGGGCTCTATCCTGACGATTTCATCGTTTCGCTGCCGACTCCGCCAGATTATTTCGGTCCGGAAAGCCTGTTTGGCCGGGACATGACTTCTGCAGAAGAGGCGCCACCTGAGGAATCCGGTCTGGACATGGTCCGAAACATAAGTGGCGATGAACTGCAGAGGATCAGGGAGATCGAGCGTTGTGAGACAGGAGCCAACGAGCCTCTTCCGCACTCGCTGGAGGATGCGGTTCTCTGGTTCATTGTCTCGGCAGCCATCCTTCAAGAAAGAAGGCAGTCTCACTGCACCATGCTGGTGCATACCAGCGCTCGGGTAGATGCTCATGACAGTATCGCTGATGCCTTGAAGAGCTTTGTTCATGACCTGAAGTCAGGTCGATTGGATGGCAACAGGCAAAGAATGGCGTTGCTTCTCGATACGGAAAGTAAACGCGTGGAACCTGACCGGTTTGACCACGAGCCGAGATCGATCGATAGCATCTGGAGTCGTGTTGAAGAGGTGGCAAGGAGCGTCAGGGTTTTGGAGGACAACTACGTAAGTGACGATCGTGTCGAGTTTCCGGATGAAGGGCCGCCCGCATGGACTATTGTTGTCGGGGGAAACCGGTTGGCGCGTGGCGTCACGCTGCCCGGGCTACTGGTCAGTTACTTTGGGCGCAACACGAGGCAATACGACACCCTCCTGCAAATGGGGCGATGGTTTGGATATCGGCACGGGTATGAAGATCTTCCTAGAATATGGATGACGGCAGAGACGGCTGCGAATTTTCGCGAGCTTGCCACGATTGAAGCGGAGATCCGAGAAGATATCTCTGTTTATGCACAGAGCAAGATTACTCCTCTGGATTGGGCTGTTCGAATCAGGCAGGTTCCAGGGATGCTTGTAACGCGCCGCGCCGCGATGAAGCATGCGCGGACCGCCGCGTTGTCCTATGGCGGCGAGCATGTACAGACTATCCGCTTCTACCATAAGAACCGTGAATGGCTGGCATCAAATTGGAATGCTGCTGAACGGCTGATCGAATCGGCGGCCGACCAAGGCGCGAAGCATGAGGCGCGCCCTGGCGGGCATGTTTTTCACGATCTCCCAGTAACAATAATCCTCGAGTTTCTTGCAAACTATCGGACGAGCAGCGAACAGCGTAGAACCAACACTTCAGCTATCCGAAAGTACATCGATGAATACATGGACAAGGGCTTGGACCGTTGGAATGTTGGGGTAATAGGCCCAGCAAGCGGCCAAAAATCAGAGTTGCCGTTGGGGCCACTTGGAAAGGTCCGAACAGTCATTCGCGCGAAAATGAAGGATTCGCCTGATGACGCCGTAGATATCAAGGCGTTGATGTCGAAGAGGGATGTGCTGGTGGATCTGCCAGATCAGAAGAAGGTGTCAGACACTCCTTCACAAGGGACGAGCTGGAAGGCATTCAAGAAGTACCGAGAGGAAGTTCAGAGCCGAAATCACCGACCTCTGCTTTTGCTTTATCCAATCCGTAGGGACTCCCCGCCCAGGGTTTCCGGTCGCGACCGAGTGCAGCTTGATGCCGTCATGGATGTCATGGGGCTTGGGCTGGTTTTCCCGGAAGGTCGAACCGGGGATTATGTTTCGGTGGACCTCCGGGCCTTGGCAATTGATGCGGAAGTAGAAGAGGATTGA
- a CDS encoding very short patch repair endonuclease — MTDIVDPETRSRMMAAIRGKNTRPERVIRSALHRSGFRFRLHDRRLPGTPDLILPRYRTVIFVHGCFWHRHAGCYYTTAPASRKSFWDEKFASNIARDHRHQQELLALNWRVLVVWECGVRHQPEAVLDRLTTLLLQESSGICEIPKSPPRSRV; from the coding sequence ATGACGGACATAGTGGACCCGGAAACTCGGTCGCGCATGATGGCGGCGATCCGAGGGAAGAATACCAGGCCGGAGCGGGTAATTAGAAGCGCCCTGCATCGGTCCGGCTTCCGGTTCCGGCTGCACGATCGCCGTCTGCCCGGGACCCCCGACCTGATTTTGCCGCGGTACCGGACGGTCATCTTCGTGCATGGGTGCTTCTGGCATCGGCACGCCGGTTGTTACTACACGACCGCCCCTGCCAGCCGCAAGTCGTTCTGGGACGAGAAGTTCGCGTCGAACATCGCCCGCGATCACCGTCACCAGCAGGAGCTCCTGGCGCTGAACTGGCGGGTTCTGGTGGTCTGGGAATGCGGGGTCCGTCACCAGCCGGAAGCCGTGCTGGACAGGCTGACCACCTTGCTCTTGCAAGAAAGCTCCGGAATATGTGAAATTCCTAAGAGTCCGCCCCGTTCCAGAGTCTGA
- a CDS encoding DNA cytosine methyltransferase: MNKIKVVDIFAGPGGLGEGFASFSPPGTGGERPFQIACSAEKDPAAVRTLRLRTFYRLCREAGDIPESYYEYLRDPACPPYDMHTEHLWEEADQETRPLELGTSAGTKRLREMLESKLGRDDQWVLIGGPPCQAYSLVGRSRNRGNKGYRPEKDKRHFLYRQYLKILAEFRPAAFVMENVKGILSSRVGNELIFPQILKDLSEPNGQQGARNPVRYRIHSLVTDEAYFPGDDPDGIDANNFIVRTEDYGIPQARHRVILIGIRDDGVQTPKPRILRRASQPVPVEWAIRSLPDVRSGLSKGDNGSQKWLDAIQDAIRQASRSGLSVTDARRMRSALSRACHLAHNWDRGGRFIRQYRIPLGRTPGEKRLLRQLQSFALEGTANHQSRGHMPMDLARYLFASTFAEDHGRSPRSSEFPKSLAPDHKNWTSGYFADRFRVQVTGQPGNTVTSHISKDGHYYIHPDPTQCRSLTVREAARIQTFPDDYFFEGNRTEQYIQTGNAVPPLLAKKIANIVYKSIT, from the coding sequence ATGAATAAAATCAAGGTTGTAGATATATTCGCAGGTCCCGGGGGACTTGGAGAGGGTTTTGCAAGCTTCTCCCCTCCCGGCACCGGCGGGGAGCGCCCATTCCAGATCGCATGCTCAGCCGAAAAGGACCCCGCAGCAGTCCGGACCTTGCGCCTTCGCACCTTCTATCGCCTCTGCCGGGAAGCCGGCGACATTCCGGAATCCTACTACGAATACCTGCGCGACCCGGCATGCCCCCCGTACGACATGCATACAGAGCATCTCTGGGAGGAGGCCGACCAAGAAACCAGGCCGCTGGAACTGGGGACATCGGCCGGCACTAAACGGCTGCGCGAAATGCTTGAGAGCAAGCTGGGCCGTGACGACCAGTGGGTCCTGATAGGCGGCCCTCCCTGCCAGGCATACAGCCTGGTCGGACGATCCAGGAACAGGGGAAACAAAGGGTATCGACCGGAAAAGGACAAGCGCCATTTCCTCTACCGCCAGTATCTGAAAATACTGGCCGAATTCCGACCCGCCGCCTTCGTCATGGAGAATGTCAAGGGAATCCTCTCCTCCCGGGTCGGTAACGAACTGATTTTCCCCCAAATACTGAAGGATCTGAGCGAACCCAACGGCCAACAAGGCGCCAGAAATCCAGTCCGGTATCGAATCCATTCACTTGTGACGGATGAGGCCTATTTTCCGGGCGACGACCCGGATGGGATTGATGCAAACAATTTCATCGTTCGTACTGAAGACTATGGCATACCGCAGGCTCGTCATCGGGTCATTCTGATCGGCATCCGTGACGACGGCGTCCAGACTCCGAAACCACGCATACTGAGAAGAGCATCTCAACCGGTCCCAGTTGAATGGGCTATACGCTCCCTTCCCGACGTCCGGAGCGGCTTGAGCAAAGGCGACAACGGCAGTCAAAAGTGGCTTGACGCAATACAAGATGCCATCCGACAGGCCTCCCGATCCGGCCTTTCAGTGACCGACGCCCGCCGAATGCGATCCGCACTTTCCAGAGCATGCCACCTAGCTCACAACTGGGATCGAGGCGGGCGATTCATACGCCAATATCGGATTCCGCTCGGCCGAACGCCTGGCGAAAAGCGACTCCTGAGGCAACTCCAGTCCTTCGCACTCGAGGGAACCGCCAATCATCAGTCGCGTGGACACATGCCCATGGACCTTGCTCGCTATCTATTCGCGTCTACCTTTGCCGAGGACCATGGCCGATCACCGCGCTCATCCGAATTCCCGAAATCCCTTGCACCTGACCACAAGAATTGGACCTCAGGCTACTTCGCAGACCGGTTTCGAGTTCAGGTTACTGGCCAGCCAGGAAATACCGTAACCAGCCACATCTCAAAGGACGGTCATTACTATATCCACCCCGACCCTACACAATGCCGAAGTTTAACTGTCCGCGAGGCCGCACGAATTCAAACATTTCCTGATGATTACTTCTTTGAAGGCAATAGAACTGAGCAATACATACAAACCGGAAATGCTGTCCCCCCGCTTTTGGCAAAAAAGATCGCAAATATAGTCTACAAATCCATTACTTGA
- a CDS encoding HNH endonuclease, giving the protein MNVNLARPQELFSLAAGDVVPKRNLFDLIQYSKVVDSQYWGGEEVQIRNTPQQGVNWIGEPPACHGVIIKTRPGAYEEDGWAGKNKTAFHYSFKARSGKVSHSEKANAALINQPQYKYPVMLFTESGDSWVYEGTFSVSEIERGYVVLQRGSGFAPEQAPPQEEVLYQEGGRRYVTHLMAERNQEVVKALKARSASVCDICHMNFFEQYGVEYIEAHHKVPISTYSSSYVVGRDDFALLCPNCHRAVHIYMKKEGLEYPEIKQKLQVKEA; this is encoded by the coding sequence ATGAATGTGAATTTGGCGAGGCCACAAGAGTTGTTTTCGCTCGCCGCGGGAGATGTGGTCCCTAAGCGCAATCTCTTCGACCTGATTCAGTACTCCAAGGTCGTTGACTCTCAGTACTGGGGAGGTGAAGAGGTTCAAATAAGGAATACGCCGCAGCAGGGGGTTAATTGGATTGGCGAGCCACCCGCATGTCATGGAGTAATCATCAAGACGCGGCCAGGTGCTTATGAAGAGGATGGGTGGGCAGGCAAAAACAAGACAGCTTTTCACTACTCGTTCAAGGCCCGCAGCGGCAAAGTGTCGCATTCGGAAAAGGCGAACGCGGCACTAATTAATCAACCTCAGTATAAGTATCCTGTTATGCTATTCACAGAGAGTGGTGACTCTTGGGTTTATGAAGGCACTTTTTCAGTCTCTGAAATTGAGAGAGGGTACGTTGTACTGCAGCGCGGATCTGGTTTCGCGCCAGAACAAGCTCCACCGCAGGAAGAAGTGCTTTATCAAGAGGGTGGAAGAAGGTACGTTACTCACCTGATGGCTGAGCGCAACCAAGAGGTCGTAAAGGCTCTTAAAGCTAGATCCGCCTCGGTTTGCGATATTTGTCATATGAATTTTTTCGAGCAGTATGGCGTCGAGTACATAGAGGCGCACCATAAGGTGCCTATATCTACCTACTCTTCTTCTTACGTTGTAGGGCGGGATGATTTTGCGTTGCTTTGTCCAAACTGCCATAGAGCGGTACATATTTACATGAAGAAAGAGGGGCTGGAATATCCGGAAATAAAACAGAAGCTTCAGGTTAAAGAAGCCTAA
- a CDS encoding 2-oxoacid:ferredoxin oxidoreductase subunit beta, whose product MSFMTKPKVHHPNLPKNKLGLTTRDYEGGMSTLCAGCGHDSITAGLIEAVWALDIEPHKVAKMSGIGCSSKTPAYFLREAHGINAVHGRMPSIATGAQAANPELHFIGVSGDGDSLNIGFGQFAHAIRRDVNMLYIIENNGVYGLTKGQFSASADVGSKAKYGQVNENPPIDPVLTAITLGCGFVARGFSGDKDQLIPLIQAGLKHNGFALIDVISPCVAFNDHEGSTKSYAHTREYFHPAIHTDFIPPREEIKVEYEKGKAMPIELHDGSTIVLRKIDVDHEPTNRAAAIGYLERHREAQEIVTGLLYVNEDHGGGVGDVMPPKSLTGGAAIRDPKKILETFQSTSR is encoded by the coding sequence ATGAGCTTCATGACCAAGCCAAAGGTCCACCACCCGAACCTCCCCAAAAACAAACTGGGCCTCACCACCCGCGACTACGAGGGCGGCATGTCCACCCTCTGCGCCGGCTGCGGCCACGACTCCATCACCGCCGGCCTGATCGAAGCCGTCTGGGCCTTGGACATCGAACCCCACAAGGTCGCCAAGATGAGCGGCATCGGCTGCTCCTCCAAAACCCCGGCCTACTTCCTGCGCGAAGCCCACGGCATCAACGCCGTCCACGGCCGCATGCCCTCCATCGCCACCGGCGCCCAGGCCGCCAACCCGGAACTCCACTTCATCGGCGTCTCCGGCGACGGCGACTCCCTCAACATCGGCTTCGGCCAGTTCGCCCACGCCATCCGCCGCGATGTAAACATGCTCTACATCATCGAAAACAACGGCGTCTACGGCCTCACCAAAGGCCAGTTCTCCGCCAGCGCCGATGTCGGCAGCAAGGCCAAGTACGGCCAGGTCAACGAAAACCCACCCATCGACCCCGTACTCACCGCCATCACCCTCGGCTGCGGCTTCGTCGCAAGAGGCTTCTCCGGCGACAAGGATCAGCTCATTCCGCTGATTCAGGCGGGCCTCAAGCACAACGGCTTCGCCCTCATCGATGTCATCAGCCCCTGTGTGGCCTTCAATGACCACGAGGGGAGCACCAAGAGTTATGCCCATACTCGTGAATACTTCCATCCCGCCATTCACACCGACTTCATCCCGCCCCGGGAAGAAATCAAGGTGGAGTATGAGAAGGGCAAGGCCATGCCCATTGAGTTGCATGACGGGTCGACCATCGTGCTGAGGAAGATTGATGTGGATCATGAGCCGACGAATCGGGCGGCGGCTATTGGGTATTTGGAGCGGCATCGGGAGGCTCAGGAGATTGTTACTGGGTTGCTTTATGTTAATGAGGATCATGGGGGTGGGGTAGGGGATGTTATGCCGCCTAAGAGTCTGACGGGTGGGGCTGCGATTAGGGATCCAAAGAAGATTTTGGAAACCTTTCAGTCGACAAGTCGCTGA
- a CDS encoding 2-oxoacid:acceptor oxidoreductase subunit alpha, which translates to MPQVNDFTLKIATVNGTGSASANGLLMKSIFRMGVPVMGKNYFPSNIQGLPTWYEIRVTDPGHLTRAGQVHFMVAMNAETFAKDQAEIAPGGYLFYDSTWPRTREITRDDITVIGVPLAEMINHHFVEPRTRILMKNVAYVGALAALLDLDLDIIEQLLKETFGEKKAKLVEPNMEAVHIGYDYAKKHYDCPLPLHVKKADMTKGHVIVDGNTTAALGAMLAGANVAAWYPITPSTSVMDAFTSFCAKHRHDDQGQPQYKIIQAEDELAACGMVLGAGWMGARAFTATSGPGISLMNEFISFGYYTEIPAVIFDIQRVGPSTGMPTRTQQSDINECAYAGHGDTRHICLYPADPREAFDFAIRSFDLAEHFQTPVFVVSDLDIGMNEWMVPELKWNESYRPDRGKVLSAGDLDKLEGRFGRYQDPDRDGIPWRTLPGVHPKGAYFTRGSGHSEHGTYTEDAAEYQRVLDRLRRKFDTARKFVPAPYIDYARSKPVKAGIISLGSCDLAVKEARHNLKGKGTEFDYCRIRAFPFTDDIRQFIDEHETVFVIEQNRDAQLKAMLQAELDADARKLVPILHYNGLPIASMHIEAAIEDHFREAEAS; encoded by the coding sequence ATGCCCCAGGTCAATGACTTCACCCTAAAGATCGCCACGGTCAACGGCACCGGCTCCGCCAGCGCCAATGGCCTCTTGATGAAATCGATCTTCCGCATGGGTGTCCCGGTGATGGGCAAGAACTACTTCCCCTCCAACATCCAGGGCCTGCCCACCTGGTACGAAATCCGCGTCACCGACCCCGGCCATCTCACCCGCGCCGGCCAGGTCCACTTCATGGTCGCCATGAATGCCGAAACCTTCGCCAAGGACCAGGCCGAGATCGCCCCCGGCGGCTACCTCTTCTACGACAGCACCTGGCCGCGTACCCGCGAGATCACCCGCGACGACATCACCGTCATCGGCGTGCCCCTGGCGGAGATGATCAACCACCACTTCGTCGAACCCCGCACCCGCATCCTGATGAAGAACGTCGCCTATGTGGGCGCCCTGGCGGCACTGCTGGATCTGGACCTGGACATCATCGAGCAACTGCTCAAGGAAACCTTCGGCGAGAAGAAGGCCAAGCTGGTCGAGCCCAACATGGAAGCCGTCCACATCGGCTACGACTACGCCAAGAAGCACTACGACTGCCCGCTGCCCCTGCATGTCAAAAAGGCCGACATGACAAAAGGCCATGTCATCGTCGACGGCAACACCACAGCTGCGCTGGGCGCCATGCTCGCCGGCGCCAATGTGGCCGCCTGGTATCCCATCACCCCGTCCACCAGCGTCATGGACGCCTTCACCAGCTTCTGCGCCAAGCACCGCCACGACGACCAGGGCCAACCCCAGTACAAGATCATCCAGGCCGAGGACGAGCTGGCCGCCTGCGGCATGGTGCTCGGCGCCGGCTGGATGGGCGCCCGCGCCTTCACCGCCACCTCCGGCCCCGGCATCAGCCTGATGAACGAGTTCATCAGCTTCGGCTATTACACCGAGATCCCGGCCGTGATCTTCGACATCCAGCGCGTGGGCCCCTCCACCGGCATGCCCACCCGCACCCAGCAGTCCGACATCAACGAATGCGCCTACGCCGGCCACGGCGACACCCGCCACATCTGCCTCTACCCGGCCGACCCCCGCGAGGCCTTTGACTTCGCCATCAGAAGCTTCGACCTGGCCGAGCATTTCCAGACCCCGGTCTTCGTGGTCTCGGATCTCGACATCGGCATGAACGAATGGATGGTCCCCGAACTGAAGTGGAACGAGAGCTACCGCCCGGATCGCGGCAAGGTCCTCTCCGCCGGCGATCTAGACAAACTGGAAGGCCGTTTCGGCCGCTACCAGGACCCGGACCGTGACGGCATTCCCTGGCGCACCCTGCCCGGCGTGCACCCCAAGGGCGCCTATTTCACCCGCGGCTCCGGCCACTCCGAGCACGGTACCTACACCGAAGACGCGGCCGAGTACCAGCGCGTCCTCGACCGCCTGCGCCGCAAGTTCGACACCGCCAGGAAATTCGTCCCGGCCCCCTACATCGACTACGCCCGCAGCAAACCCGTCAAGGCCGGCATCATCAGCCTCGGCTCCTGCGACCTGGCCGTGAAGGAAGCAAGACACAATCTCAAGGGTAAGGGCACCGAATTCGACTACTGCCGCATCCGCGCCTTCCCCTTCACCGACGACATCCGCCAGTTCATCGACGAACACGAAACCGTCTTCGTCATCGAACAAAACCGCGACGCCCAATTAAAAGCCATGCTGCAAGCCGAACTGGACGCCGACGCCCGCAAACTCGTCCCCATCCTCCACTACAACGGCCTCCCCATCGCCTCCATGCACATCGAAGCCGCCATCGAGGACCACTTCCGAGAGGCCGAGGCATCATGA
- a CDS encoding FAD-dependent oxidoreductase, protein MKPTDTYHPDYFHKVVDCQWACPAHTDVPGYIRLIAQGRYTDAYMLNRDSNVFPGILGRVCDRPCEPACRRGRVDDEKPVAICRLKRVTDDYKDDISDRLPRAPKKKNGKKIACIGAGCASLTVANDLAPLGYEVTIFEKLDVTGGLMRSNIPRFRLPPKVLDEEIDNILDMDVDLRLNSPIESMQALLEEGFDAVFVGAGAPRGKDLKLDGRDEAQNTGRVHIGINWLESVAFEHIESIGEKVLIIGAGNTAMDCCRTSLRLGANDVRVMARKPADQLKASEWELEDALEEGVELMTCHSPKAFVVEGGKLKGMHFEVLEYFEKDGRQKSKVVDEIFLPCDDVILAIGQENAFPWIERDIGIEFDDWEVPVVDKITYQSTRPGVFFGGDAAFGPENIIWAVRHGHEAAISIHKYVNGEDITQRLPNAVDVHTVKMGQHEWAYSNQYAPEERRLVPHVDMKKRFKNVNIEVELGFGQEEWAVEVERCLNCDIQTIFFNDKCIECDACIDICPTQCLTMLHIEDEESEESVRARLKVPARNPDQAIYVSAKLPQTKRHMVKDEDQCVHCGLCAERCPTAAWDMKHGEVFIPKVGDEVAARTPEKKRA, encoded by the coding sequence ATGAAACCGACCGACACCTATCACCCTGACTATTTCCACAAGGTCGTGGATTGTCAGTGGGCCTGTCCCGCGCACACCGACGTCCCGGGCTACATCCGCCTCATTGCCCAGGGCCGCTACACCGACGCCTACATGCTCAACCGGGACTCCAACGTCTTCCCGGGCATCCTCGGTCGCGTCTGTGACCGCCCCTGCGAACCCGCCTGCCGGCGCGGGCGGGTGGACGATGAAAAGCCGGTGGCCATCTGCCGACTCAAGCGCGTTACCGACGACTACAAGGACGACATCAGCGACCGCCTGCCCAGGGCCCCCAAGAAAAAGAACGGCAAGAAGATTGCCTGCATCGGCGCCGGCTGTGCCTCGCTCACCGTGGCCAATGACCTGGCCCCGCTGGGCTATGAAGTCACCATCTTCGAAAAGCTCGACGTCACCGGCGGCCTGATGCGCTCCAACATCCCGCGCTTTCGCCTGCCGCCCAAAGTCCTGGACGAGGAAATCGACAACATCCTCGACATGGATGTGGACCTGCGCCTCAACAGCCCCATCGAATCCATGCAGGCCCTGCTGGAAGAAGGCTTCGACGCCGTCTTCGTCGGCGCCGGCGCCCCCCGCGGCAAGGACCTGAAACTCGATGGCCGGGACGAGGCCCAGAACACCGGCCGGGTGCACATCGGCATCAACTGGCTGGAATCGGTGGCCTTCGAGCACATCGAATCCATTGGCGAAAAGGTGCTCATCATCGGTGCCGGCAACACCGCCATGGACTGCTGCCGCACCTCCCTGCGCCTGGGCGCCAATGACGTCCGCGTCATGGCGCGAAAACCCGCCGACCAGCTCAAGGCCTCGGAATGGGAACTGGAAGACGCCCTGGAAGAGGGCGTGGAACTGATGACCTGCCATTCCCCCAAGGCCTTCGTGGTGGAAGGCGGCAAGCTCAAGGGCATGCATTTCGAAGTGCTGGAATACTTTGAAAAAGATGGCCGCCAGAAGAGCAAGGTCGTCGATGAAATCTTTCTGCCCTGCGACGATGTCATCCTCGCCATCGGCCAGGAAAACGCCTTCCCCTGGATCGAGCGCGACATCGGTATCGAATTCGATGACTGGGAAGTGCCGGTGGTGGACAAGATCACCTACCAGTCCACCCGTCCCGGGGTCTTCTTCGGTGGCGATGCCGCCTTCGGCCCGGAGAACATCATCTGGGCCGTGCGCCACGGCCATGAAGCCGCCATCTCCATCCACAAATACGTCAACGGCGAAGACATCACCCAGCGCCTGCCCAATGCCGTGGATGTGCACACCGTCAAGATGGGCCAGCACGAATGGGCCTACTCCAACCAGTATGCCCCGGAAGAGCGCCGCCTGGTTCCCCATGTGGACATGAAAAAGCGCTTCAAGAATGTGAACATCGAAGTGGAACTGGGTTTTGGCCAGGAAGAGTGGGCGGTGGAAGTGGAGCGCTGTCTCAACTGCGACATCCAGACCATCTTCTTCAACGACAAATGCATCGAGTGCGACGCCTGCATCGACATCTGCCCGACGCAATGCCTCACCATGCTGCACATTGAAGACGAGGAGAGCGAGGAATCCGTCCGCGCCCGCCTCAAGGTCCCGGCCAGAAACCCCGACCAGGCCATCTACGTCTCCGCCAAGCTACCCCAGACCAAACGCCACATGGTCAAGGACGAAGACCAATGCGTGCACTGCGGCCTCTGCGCCGAACGCTGCCCCACCGCCGCCTGGGACATGAAACACGGCGAAGTCTTCATCCCCAAAGTCGGCGACGAGGTGGCCGCCCGCACACCCGAAAAGAAACGAGCCTGA